One genomic region from Anolis sagrei isolate rAnoSag1 chromosome 7, rAnoSag1.mat, whole genome shotgun sequence encodes:
- the GOT1L1 gene encoding putative aspartate aminotransferase, cytoplasmic 2: MGTLSVFLDVPLTETDLPLDVYREDPSPKKVCLGHTGCQTDCPDEAWIPLVVQRVLLKIPQDPTLDHEYLPHLGMTAFTTAAMELLIGKDNHALLENRAGAVQTVGGTGALWIGAEFLNRWYKPNDFAPATVYISVPQIGNLGCIFHVAGFTNICTYHYWDPVNLTVNTQGLLEELQNAPDGAIVSLHEPAEMGLTPKEWEKVAAVMTAKHLFPFFDIEAQGLASGNLDRDAWVLRHFVDNNFELLCAQSFSKIFGIYDERVGNLIVVTKDNETLIRIHSQMAEQISMVWFCPSSLGGRVIATVLRNPALRYEWQQSLKTLVKRIMLIREKLKEKLRILGTPGSWEHLTAQSGVNSFIGLLPSQVDFLAKRKHIYLLPNGQINICSINSRNLNYVAQSIHEAVVSTTDEDHRPSTDLDDPARNSINEVPTRCRFR; the protein is encoded by the exons ATGGGGACTCTTTCCGTTTTCCTTGACGTTCCATTAACGGAAACAGACCTCCCTTTAGATGTCTACAGAGAAGATCCTTCACCTAAAAAAGTGTGCCTTGGCCATACAG GCTGCCAGACAGATTGCCCAGATGAAGCCTGGATTCCACTGGTGGTGCAACGAGTTCTGCTTAAAATTCCTCAGGATCCAACCTTGGACCATGAATACCTCCCTCACCTGGGCATGACGGCATTTACTACGGCAGCCATGGAGCTACTGATCGGCAAAGACAATCATGCTCTCTTGGAAAACAGG GCAGGTGCTGTTCAAACAGTCGGTGGGACAGGAGCACTGTGGATCGGAGCTGAATTTTTGAACCGCTGGTACAAACCCAATGATTTTGCTCCAGCAACAGTTTATATCTCTGTACCACAGATAG GCAATCTTGGTTGTATATTCCATGTTGCTGGCTTTACGAACATTTGTACCTATCATTACTGGGATCCTGTCAACCTGACGGTCAACACACAAGGATTACTAGAAGAACTCCAG AATGCACCAGACGGCGCTATTGTTTCACTCCACGAACCTGCAGAAATGGGCCTAACACCCAAAGAGTGGGAAAAAGTTGCAGCAGTCATGACA GCAAAGCATCTCTTCCCCTTTTTTGATATCGAAGCTCAAGGACTGGCTTCAGGAAACCTGGACAGAGATGCCTGGGTACTACGGCACTTTGTGGATAATAACTTTGAGCTTCTATGTGCTCAATCCTTCTCCAAAATATTTGGGATATATG ATGAGCGTGTCGGGAACCTCATTGTGGTCACAAAAGATAATGAGACACTGATCCGAATTCACTCCCAGATGGCCGAGCAGATCAGCATGGTCTGGTTCTGCCCGTCCAGTTTGGGAGGACGAGTCATTGCCACCGTGCTGAGGAACCCTGCCCTGCGATACGAATG GCAACAAAGTCTCAAGACATTAGTAAAGAGGATCATGCTGATCAGAGAGAAATTGAAAGAGAAACTGCGTATCTTGGGAACGCCTGGTTCCTGGGAGCATCTTACTGCCCAGTCAGGAGTAAATAGCTTTATTGGTCTTCTCC CCTCCCAAGTGGATTTTCTGGCCAAGCGGAAGCACATCTACCTCCTTCCAAATGGGCAGATCAACATCTGCAGCATTAACTCGAGGAATCTGAACTACGTTGCACAGAGTATCCATGAAGCAGTGGTGTCCACCACCGATGAAGACCACAGACCCAGCACAGATTTAGATGATCCAGCCAGAAATTCCATCAATGAAGTGCCAACCAGATGCCGTTTTCGATAG